Within Streptomyces antibioticus, the genomic segment GGCATCGTCACCTCCTCCTTGCGGACGAGCGCCGAGATGACCAGGCCGAGCATCATCGCGGTGAACGCCAGCAGGGCCACGGCGACGGCGATCTCGATCAGGGGTGGCAGCAGGACGCCCTTCCCGTCCGGTGCGCCGAGGTCGACGCCGAGCAGGGCGACGAGGGTGAGCACCACCGCCTGGACGACGGTCACGGCGCCCAGGACGACCACCTTGGACATCAGATACGCCGACCGGGAGAGGCCGACGGCCCGTTCGCGCTGGTAGATCACCCGTTCCTTGACGAGTTCGCGCACGGCGTTGGCGGCGCCGGTCAGGACACCGCCGACGCACAGGATGAGCAGGGCGTTCAGCGCGGTCTCCCGGGTGAGTTCGCCGCCGGCCAGGGCGCGGGCCATGGCGCCCATCACGAACGGCAGCGCGATCATGACGGCCAGGAAGGTGCGGTCGGCGGCGAGCGCGGCCGCGTAGCGGCGGACCAGGGTGCCGAGCTGGGCGCCGCGGCTGCGGGGCCGGGCCGGCGGCAGCATGACGACCGGTCCCGACCGGGTCAGCCGGGGCTGGGCGTCGTCGTCCAGGACGTACTGCCGGTGCTGGGGTGAGCGGCGGTACTCCCCCGCCCAGTCCCGGCCCTGGTCGCGTTCGAACGCCTCGAACGCCTCGGGCCAGTGCTCGCAGTCGAAGAATTCGAGCGCCTCGCCGGGCGGGCCGTAGTAGGCGATCCGGCCGCCGGGCGCGAGGACGAGGAGCCGGTCGCAGACGTCGAGGCTGAGGACGCTGTGGGTGACGACGACGACCGTACGGCCGTCGTCGGCGAGGTCGCGCAGCATGTGCATCACCGAGCGGTCCATGCCGGGGTCGAGGCCGGAGGTCGGCTCGTCCAGGAAGAGCAGCGAGGGCTTGGTGAGCAGTTCGAGGGCGACGCTGACGCGTTTGCGCTGGCCGCCGGAGAGGCTGTGCACATGCTGGTCGGCGCGCTGTTCGAGGCCCAGTTCGCGGATGACCTCCTCCACCCGCTCACGGCGTTCGGCCTTGGCGGTGTCCTGGGGGAAGCGCAGTTCGGCGGCGTAGCCGAGGGCGGCGCGCACGGTGAGCTGGGCGTGCAGGATGTCGTCCTGCGGGACCAGGCCGATGCGCTGGCGCAGTTCGGCGTAGTCGCGGTAGAGGTCGCGGCCGTCGTAGACGACCGTGCCCTGGTCGGCGGGGCGCAGCCCGGTGAGGGCGTTGAGCAGGGTGGACTTGCCGGCGCCGCTGGGCCCGACGACGGCGAGGAGGCATTTCTCGCCGACGGGGAAGGAGACGTGGTCGAGCAGGACCTTGCGGCCGCGGTCGACGGCGACGGTGAGGTCCTGGACGTCGAGGGAGACCTCGCCGGTGTCGACGTACTCCTGGAGTTCGTCGCCGACCAGGGAGAACGCGGAGTGGCCGATGCCGACGATGTCGCCGGGGCCGACGGGGGCGCGGCCGACGGGCAGGCCGTTGAGGTAGGTGCCGTTGTGGCTGCCGAGGTCGACGATCTCGTAGCCGCCGCCGGGCAGGGCGCGCAGTTCGGCGTGCCGGCGCGAGACCACGAGGTCGTCCACGACCAGGTCGTTCTCGGCGGCGCGGCCGATACGGACGGTGCGGGTCGGCAGCGGGTGGACGGTGGCCGGGCTGCGGAA encodes:
- a CDS encoding FHA domain-containing protein, with translation MVDRWPAAPTAPELVLETDTGSTVIDPTRAYRVGRDPNSDIVIEDARVSWHHAVLRPDGDHWTLEDAQSTNGTWADGHRIRQWTVGPGSVIRFGSPSDGPCAVLADRPAPAPQRPASVSMPAHTVTFRSPATVHPLPTRTVRIGRAAENDLVVDDLVVSRRHAELRALPGGGYEIVDLGSHNGTYLNGLPVGRAPVGPGDIVGIGHSAFSLVGDELQEYVDTGEVSLDVQDLTVAVDRGRKVLLDHVSFPVGEKCLLAVVGPSGAGKSTLLNALTGLRPADQGTVVYDGRDLYRDYAELRQRIGLVPQDDILHAQLTVRAALGYAAELRFPQDTAKAERRERVEEVIRELGLEQRADQHVHSLSGGQRKRVSVALELLTKPSLLFLDEPTSGLDPGMDRSVMHMLRDLADDGRTVVVVTHSVLSLDVCDRLLVLAPGGRIAYYGPPGEALEFFDCEHWPEAFEAFERDQGRDWAGEYRRSPQHRQYVLDDDAQPRLTRSGPVVMLPPARPRSRGAQLGTLVRRYAAALAADRTFLAVMIALPFVMGAMARALAGGELTRETALNALLILCVGGVLTGAANAVRELVKERVIYQRERAVGLSRSAYLMSKVVVLGAVTVVQAVVLTLVALLGVDLGAPDGKGVLLPPLIEIAVAVALLAFTAMMLGLVISALVRKEEVTMPLLVLLAIVQVVFCGALLKLDGVVGLEQVSWLVPSRWALGAMAGTIELSRTVPGDLTADPMFRHATDVWLLNIAMLVVLSAVLGFVVSRLLRRREPAVMRRS